A stretch of Triticum aestivum cultivar Chinese Spring chromosome 1D, IWGSC CS RefSeq v2.1, whole genome shotgun sequence DNA encodes these proteins:
- the LOC123174968 gene encoding protein FAR-RED ELONGATED HYPOCOTYL 3-like: protein MTLVDMILHYENAVVRIRENEARDDCTASQSLPVPVTSSRELEIAASHVFTPANFYMLQADLRKIGGMEIVEIKLGDGSQQYIVAWKNNRKSRFWVEYTPVNSAETIRCSCRRMIRKGLPCKHIFHVLKYLNISEIPKCLVLVRFTKDARLGLPARRTSDLLGFGWTGAAERMKYSQVSVLASEAMHAACKHPTLWDQLQESLKAVIAKSHEYDQLKENLSKKTADLSTCAIEYVDDGEGNIVEVHDPIKVSTKGATKVDENRPMSKNGRPLSYDEIRIRCGACKLLGHTKRSKKCKLNKKSVVGEEE, encoded by the exons atgaccctggtggatatgattttgcactatgagaacGCCGTTGTACGTATCCGTGAGAATGAGGCACGAGATGATtgcacggcctcacagagtttaccggtgccagttactagctcgagggaacttgagatagctgcttctcacgtcttcactccagcaaacttctatatgttgcaagctGATCTTAGGAAAATTGGtggcatggagattgtagaaataaagctcggagacggatcacagcagtacatcgtggcctggaagaataaccggaagagccgtttttgggtggagtacactccagtaaattccgcagaaactataaggtgcagctgcagaagaatgattcgaaagggtctaccttgcaagcacatattccatgtactgaagtacttgaatatatctgaaataccaaagtgtttagttcttgtgcGGTTCACGAAAGAcgcaaggttgggactgcccgcCAGGCGCACAAGCGATCTGTTGGGATTTGGATGGACTGGAGCAGctgaaagaatgaaatatagccaggtcagtgtgttGGCTTCAGAAGCTATGCATGCAGCATGCAAACACCCAactttgtgggatcagttacaggagAGTTTGAAGGCCGTGATAGCTAAGAGCCATGAGTATGATCAGCTAAAGGAAAATTTGAGTAAGAAAACGGCTGATCTTAGTACTTGTGCAATTGAATATGTAGATGATGGTGAAGGCAACATAGTTGAAGTTCATGATCCTATTAAAGTATCAACGAAAGGTGCAACTAAGGTAGATGAGAACCGCCCTATGTCGAAAAATGGTAGGCCACTTTCGTACGACGAGATCAGAATCAGGTGCGGCGCATGCAAATTGCTAGGGCACACTAAACGcagcaagaaatgcaaactaaataAGAA AAGCGTGGTGGGCGAAGAAGAGTAG